A stretch of DNA from Lotus japonicus ecotype B-129 chromosome 4, LjGifu_v1.2:
tgttgatgctgatgtcctgccgccagagcagggggagcagggggcacagggtggcgaggaggacctgatccagaggttgccgccgtttccggaGGGGCCTGTTGAGCTGTCGCTCCTCAcccattatgctgatcacaaggctccctgggcgtggcatgcactcctacgcacagacgagcggtatgtggaccgtcgacagttgaaggtggccacagctggggggaaggtttggaaccttgcttgtgatggtgattcagacagtcacaggcgggttcgagagttgattgagcagacgggtcttcatcagctaccctattgcagctacccggtgacagatgcaggccttattttggcccttgtggagcgatggcatgaggagactagtagcttccacatgccgttcggggagatgactatcaccttggacgacgtgtcggctcttctccatctccccatggggtcgaggttctatacgcctgggaggggggagagggacgagtgtgcagcgctctgtgctcagttgatgggaggatctgttggtatttatgaggttgagtttgatacgaataggtcccagactattcgctttggggtcttgcagaccctgtatgaggctgcgttggcgggtatgtcttaattattacttgattaaattgcatctattattattgtattgttataaactattaacttaattcatttcattgtagagcaccgagATGAGGACGCTGCgcggatttggctggtgaaccagctaggcgccacgctctttgctagcaagagcggaggctaccatacaaccgtctactggatagggatgttggaggatcttggtcgagtgtgcgagtacgcgtggggcgcgattgcgctcgctacgctatacgaccagcttagtcgagcgtccaggagggggacggcccagatgggaggttttagctcgctcctgctaggatgggtctacgagtacctttctgaccgcgtcattatccgtagggcggatccggagtactcgtaggaccagcctagggcgcggcgATGGGCTATATCCCGGGTCGGGCATGTAGGCCTtgatgagaggcgagtcatgctcgatgagctgacggtggatgacattatatggaccccatttgaggaccatcgggctcatcgaccacgggatccgaggg
This window harbors:
- the LOC130713774 gene encoding protein MAINTENANCE OF MERISTEMS-like codes for the protein MGGSDEDSIPPPTVDADVLPPEQGEQGAQGGEEDLIQRLPPFPEGPVELSLLTHYADHKAPWAWHALLRTDERYVDRRQLKVATAGGKVWNLACDGDSDSHRRVRELIEQTGLHQLPYCSYPVTDAGLILALVERWHEETSSFHMPFGEMTITLDDVSALLHLPMGSRFYTPGRGERDECAALCAQLMGGSVGIYEVEFDTNRSQTIRFGVLQTLYEAALAEHRDEDAARIWLVNQLGATLFASKSGGYHTTVYWIGMLEDLGRVCEYAWGAIALATLYDQLSRASRRGTAQMGGFSSLLLGWVYEYLSDRVIIRRADPEYS